TTGCCAAAAGTTTGCAGCTCAAAATGGTAAAAGACCTGTATTTTGCAGATTATTGGGGAACTGTTAAATCATTGGGAGCTTGGGGAGGTGATTTCGTATTGGCGACTTCACGCCTATCTGAAGAAAAAACGTTGGCTTACTTTGAAAGAAAAGGCTTTGAGACCATATTGAGGTGGGAGGAAATGGTTTTCTGAATAGAAAATCTGCAAAATCCTCCAAAAACTACACTGTACAAGAAAATCTGCGCCATCCTAAAATCCTCAAAAATCTGCGATTTAGAACCGAAAATTATATGTCACCGATGGAATAATCGGAAACAAAGAAGTTTGTTTGGCAACATATTTTACCCTTTGCGCCTCATTTCCTTGACTGTTGATATAGGTTTCCACTTCATTGTCGAAGTAAATAAAAAACGGATTGCGACGGCTGTAGAGGTTGTAAACATTGAAGACCAATTCGGATTTCCAGCGTTTTTTGCTCTCGTATTTTTTAATCAAACCCACATCCAAACGGTGATAGGGAGCCATGCGAAAAGCATTTCTCTCCTCATAAATCGGAATGATTTCGGGGTCAGCACCACGAATGCCGTAATTGAAAAAACGCCCTACGGGTAAGTCATAGGTTACACCCGTTTGATAGGTGAAATTAACACTCAGCGACCAGTTGTTTTTCAATTGATGTTGTGCAACAGCATTGAGGACATGGCGGCGATCGTAGGTAAACGGGAAAGCGATGCCTCCGTTGAGTTCGTCAAATTGTCGCTTAGACCAAGACAAAGTATAAGCCAACCAGCCTGTTGTTTTGCCTTTCGTTTTCTGCAATTGGAACTCTGCTCCATAGGTCCAACCTTTGCCGACTGTCAAACGTTCGTGGTAATTTTCGTCAATAAACAAGAAAGGCGCACCGTTTTTGTAGTCCAACTGATTGTCCAGCCATTTGTAGTAATATTCGTTGGTCAAACTGAATTGATCGTTCAAAATCAAGCGGTTCCATCCCACCGAAACTTGGTCGGATAGCTGAGGGGCAATGTTTTTGTTGGAAGGGAAAATGGGGTCTAAAAAACTCAAATGACTGAATTTGACCTGATGCAGATATTGCGCCATGCGTGCGTAGCTGCTTTTGATGGCAGTGCGCTCATCAAGTTGATAGCTCAAGGCAAGGCGGGGTTCGATGTTGTGAAAAGTTGTGCGTTCTTCGGTGATGAAAGTCGAATAACGCAATCCAATTTTTGCAGTTAGCTTGCTGTTCAGTTTCCATTTATCGAGCGCATAAACTGCAATTTCTTCCGCATCGTATTTTTGCTCTTTGCTGATGCTGCTCGTTGCCAATTCTTCATCTGCCACCACTGTTCCCGAACTAAATTCGGTCGGTTGAATGTCGTTGTGCGTCAATTGTGCGCCAAATTGAAGGTGGTGTTTGTTGCTAAGAAAGTAGTCAAAATCTTGCTTCAGGCTATAGGTATAAGTGTTGGCAGCACTGCGAAAAAAGAAGAAATCGTTGAAATTGAAGCGGTCTTTGTAGTCAAATTTACTGGCTATCAGTGCCGTATTGGAGAACAATCGTGGATTGAAGACATGGTTCCATCGAAGCGTACCCGTGAGGTTTCCCCAATCCAAATCATAGGTACTATTGGCGGAAGAACCACTGTTTTCATCAAAAACCACATTGAGTTTGTCCCGTCCAAAATAACCACTCAAATACACACGGTCTTTGTCGCCAAGAATAAAATTGACTTTCGCATTGAGGTCATAAAAGAAGTAGTTCGGAATTTGTTGATCGTCGGGTAGTTGTTTGTTTACAGCAGGAATAAACAAATCCGCATAAGTCCGACGTGCGCTGATTACGAAAGAAGATTTGTCTTTCACTATCGGCCCCTCCAAAGACAACCTCGAAGCAATCAATCCAATACCACCCTGTCCTTTAAACTCTTTCATATTGCCCTCTCGCATCTGAATGTCAATGACCGACGACAAACGTCCTCCATAACGTGCGGGAAAGTCGCTCTTATAGATTTCGAGATTTTTGACTATATCGGAATTGAAGGTGCTGAAAAAACCAAAAAAGTGTTCGGGATTGTAAACCGTTGCTTCATCCAACAAAATCAAATTTTGGTCATATCCGCCCCCCCTCACAAAAATGCCACTCGTTCCCTCCGAACCACCTTGCACACCCGCCGACAACTGCACGACCTTCAACAAATCGGTTTCACCCAACACCATCGGAATCGCCTTGATGCTTTTCGCCGTAATTTTCTGTTTACCCATCTGCACTTCTTCAATGAGTTGGCGGTTCGCATCTTCTGTCACCACGATTTCCTGCAATAGTTCGGAGTTGACATCGAGCAGAAGGGTCAGTTCTTGATCTTTGTTGGGGAGGATTCGCTTTTGCAGGTTTTGATAACCAATGTAGCTAATTATCAGGGTAATGGAGTCATTGGATTGTGGTATTTTCAAGGCATAATAACCATACAAATTGGTTGTTGCACCTGTTTGAAGTTCTTTGATATAGACATTTGCACCAATGAGCGTTTCAAGACTTTGTTGGTCTTTGATATAGCCACTTAGTGTAATACTTGAAGCTTTTTGAGGAGATTGGGATAGGAGAGGAGTACCCCAAAAAAAGGTGAGGATTAGTATAAATATGCTTGGTAATTTTAGGTGCAATTGTCGCATGGCTGAAAATGTTGGTTTTGTTGGCTGAACTTCAAAAGCTTACAAGACTATTGAAGTTTGTGATGACTGCAATGTGTTGCTAAGTTAGAAGAAAAAATCAATTACACAATCTTCCCAGGATTCATAATTCCATTTGGGTCAAAAGCTTTCTTAACCGTTTTCATCAATTCCATCCCACTCTCCCCAAATTCCATCTGCAAATAGTCCTTTTTGCCGATACCAATTCCATGCTCACCCGTACAAGTGCCTTCCATTTCCAAAGCCCACAACACAATTTGGTGGTTGATGGCTTTGACCATATTCAGTTCTTCTTCATTGTCAGGCTTAAAGAGCAACAATGTGTGAAAATTGCCGTCTCCCACATGCCCAAACAAAGAAGCATGAAGTGGTAATTTCTCCAATTCTATTTTGGTTTTGAGGATGATTTCTGCCAGACGAGAAATAGGTACAGTCACGTCAGAAGACCAAAAAACAGCTTCGGGCTGCAATGCTTTTATGGCATACACCGCATCGTAGCGGGCTTTGAAGAGTTGTTCTTTTGCAGCAGGTTCTGTTGCCCATTTACATTCAATGGCTTGGTGTTGCTGCGTGATTTTTTGGATAATCGAGTATTGATTTTCAAACCTTTCATTCCTGCTGTGCAACTCCAAAAACAAAGTGGGCTGAACAGGATAGTCGGTTTGAGAATATCGGTTGATGGCATCCATGATTACCTCATCCATCAATTCCAACATAGCAAGTTGCAAATCGCTTTGATTCAATTGAATAGCCGCTTCAATGGCTTCTTCAATAGAAGGAAAAGGCACAACTGCAACGGCCACAAATTGGGGCAAAGAATGTAGAACCGCCGTCACTTCCGTAATAATGCCCAAAGTACCTTCCGAACCTACAAACAACTGAGTCAAATCATAGCCTGCCGACGATTTTCGCACCCGCCGCCGAGTCGTCACGATTTTGCCATCTGCCATTACCACCTTCAATGACCGCACATTTTCCTTCACCGTGCCATACATTACCGCATTTGCGCCACTCGCACCACTCGCCATCATGCCCCCCATTGAAGCATCAATCCCAGGTCCAGCAGCAAAAAACAAACCTTTGTCTTTCAGAAAACTATTCAACTGAAATTTGGTGACACCCGCTTCAACCCTACAATCTTGATCTATTTCATTGAAGTCCAAAATACGGTTCATTTTGGAGAGATTGACGGTGATGCCTCCCGATATGGGTAGAATATGTCCTTCTAAAGAAGTACCTGTGCCGAAAGGAATGACTGGTGTTTTGTGGGCATTGCAGATTTTTAGAATTGCTGCAACTTCTTCGTTGTTAATAGGATAACAAACTGCATCGGGTAGGTAAGCAGGATGCCAAGATAAATCTTTACTATGGGTGATTAGAATGTCCGATTGTAGAGTAATGCGCTCTTTAAGAAGTTCTTGAAGGGCTTGAATGGTGGAACTATGAGGCATATCAATGCGTTTTGAAGCAAAAAATTGATTATTTTAGTAGAATAAACCTTTTGAAGGTTTCTATTGTGAAACAAAGACTTCTGAAATTTTTGTTTCGAAAGTCAGCGTGTCGAGGCTATGCCCCTTAAAAATAATTTCTTAGCTATCCATTTCTACAAATAGTGCCACAGCTATGCTGTTTTCCATCATTCATCTCCCATCTTGCATCTTACGTCTTCTTCCTCACAAAGTCCCTCTCAATTCTTGTTCACGCTCCAATGCTTCAAACAATGCTTTGAAGTTGCCCTTGCCAAAAGAACGTGCGCCTTTGCGCTGGATGATTTCAAAAAACATGGTCGGGCGAGCCTGAACTGTTTTGGTGAAAATTTGAAGTAAATAACCTTCCTCATCTCTATCTACCAACACACCCAAATCACGCAAAGCTGCCACATCTTCGTCAATGTCGCCTACTCTATCCAACAATACATCGTAGTAACTTTTAGGGACTTGCAAAAACTCAATGCCTCTATTTCGCAATGCTGTCACCGTTTCGATAATGTTGTCGGTCGCTACTGCAATGTGCTGTACCCCTTCGCCTTCGTAAAACTCCAAATATTCGTCTACTTGCGATTTTTTCAAACCTGCCGCAGGTTCATTGATAGGGAACTTGATACGGCCGTTACCATTGCTCATTACCTTGCTCATCAAGGCAGTATATTCCGTAGAAATATCTTTGTCGTCAAAAGAAAGGATTTGGGTAAAGCCCATCACCTCTTTGTAAAAATTGACCCAATAATCCATTCGTCCCAAGTGTACATTGCCCACCATATGGTCCACAAACTTCAATCCGACTGACTCAGGATTGTAGCGGGTCTCCCATTTTCTGTATTTCGGCAGGAAAATGCCATTGTAGTCTTTTCGCTCCACAAAAACATGCACGACCTCACCATACGTATAAATACCTGACCGAACCACTTTCCCATCTTTATCTTCTTCTACCGTTGGGTGCATATAGTGTTTTGCGCCACGCTTCATCGCCTCATTGTAGGCATAAGTCGCATCATCTACCCACAGCGCTGTCACTTTCACGCCATCACCATGTTGGTCAATGTG
This window of the Chitinophagales bacterium genome carries:
- a CDS encoding TonB-dependent receptor; the encoded protein is MRQLHLKLPSIFILILTFFWGTPLLSQSPQKASSITLSGYIKDQQSLETLIGANVYIKELQTGATTNLYGYYALKIPQSNDSITLIISYIGYQNLQKRILPNKDQELTLLLDVNSELLQEIVVTEDANRQLIEEVQMGKQKITAKSIKAIPMVLGETDLLKVVQLSAGVQGGSEGTSGIFVRGGGYDQNLILLDEATVYNPEHFFGFFSTFNSDIVKNLEIYKSDFPARYGGRLSSVIDIQMREGNMKEFKGQGGIGLIASRLSLEGPIVKDKSSFVISARRTYADLFIPAVNKQLPDDQQIPNYFFYDLNAKVNFILGDKDRVYLSGYFGRDKLNVVFDENSGSSANSTYDLDWGNLTGTLRWNHVFNPRLFSNTALIASKFDYKDRFNFNDFFFFRSAANTYTYSLKQDFDYFLSNKHHLQFGAQLTHNDIQPTEFSSGTVVADEELATSSISKEQKYDAEEIAVYALDKWKLNSKLTAKIGLRYSTFITEERTTFHNIEPRLALSYQLDERTAIKSSYARMAQYLHQVKFSHLSFLDPIFPSNKNIAPQLSDQVSVGWNRLILNDQFSLTNEYYYKWLDNQLDYKNGAPFLFIDENYHERLTVGKGWTYGAEFQLQKTKGKTTGWLAYTLSWSKRQFDELNGGIAFPFTYDRRHVLNAVAQHQLKNNWSLSVNFTYQTGVTYDLPVGRFFNYGIRGADPEIIPIYEERNAFRMAPYHRLDVGLIKKYESKKRWKSELVFNVYNLYSRRNPFFIYFDNEVETYINSQGNEAQRVKYVAKQTSLFPIIPSVTYNFRF
- a CDS encoding FAD-linked oxidase C-terminal domain-containing protein, with protein sequence MPHSSTIQALQELLKERITLQSDILITHSKDLSWHPAYLPDAVCYPINNEEVAAILKICNAHKTPVIPFGTGTSLEGHILPISGGITVNLSKMNRILDFNEIDQDCRVEAGVTKFQLNSFLKDKGLFFAAGPGIDASMGGMMASGASGANAVMYGTVKENVRSLKVVMADGKIVTTRRRVRKSSAGYDLTQLFVGSEGTLGIITEVTAVLHSLPQFVAVAVVPFPSIEEAIEAAIQLNQSDLQLAMLELMDEVIMDAINRYSQTDYPVQPTLFLELHSRNERFENQYSIIQKITQQHQAIECKWATEPAAKEQLFKARYDAVYAIKALQPEAVFWSSDVTVPISRLAEIILKTKIELEKLPLHASLFGHVGDGNFHTLLLFKPDNEEELNMVKAINHQIVLWALEMEGTCTGEHGIGIGKKDYLQMEFGESGMELMKTVKKAFDPNGIMNPGKIV
- the hppD gene encoding 4-hydroxyphenylpyruvate dioxygenase: MTTLTTEIPKVYEQAADFMPLNGTDYLELYVSNAKQAAHFYKSAFGFSSLAYAGLETGLQDRESYVVVQDKIRLVLTSPLRSGTDIGRHIDQHGDGVKVTALWVDDATYAYNEAMKRGAKHYMHPTVEEDKDGKVVRSGIYTYGEVVHVFVERKDYNGIFLPKYRKWETRYNPESVGLKFVDHMVGNVHLGRMDYWVNFYKEVMGFTQILSFDDKDISTEYTALMSKVMSNGNGRIKFPINEPAAGLKKSQVDEYLEFYEGEGVQHIAVATDNIIETVTALRNRGIEFLQVPKSYYDVLLDRVGDIDEDVAALRDLGVLVDRDEEGYLLQIFTKTVQARPTMFFEIIQRKGARSFGKGNFKALFEALEREQELRGTL